From the Aphelocoma coerulescens isolate FSJ_1873_10779 unplaced genomic scaffold, UR_Acoe_1.0 HiC_scaffold_87, whole genome shotgun sequence genome, the window CCATGATACACTGAAATCTTTTTAAGTGCATAATATTTTAATACCCACCCCCTTATCTTCAATATCATCAAGGATGATCCATTAATACCATTAATAAATGCATTAGGCATTACCAGTCTGGGGCTTGGGAAAGAATTTGATGTGTCTCATGTAATAATTTTCTCATGCCCTAATACCACATAGTAGATATGTATTCAGCAGGAAAGCAATAGTTGGGCAAGCTCTTTTTGCCAATATAACCGATGTTGCTGCCAAGAAAAGCACTAATTCTATGCATCCATTTCCACCTTTCCAATGCTACAACTGTTTCACACCTTTCTGTGGGCCAGTTAAGACTTTCTGCCACTACACCCTGAACTAGATCTGTGAAATTATCCACTCCAAagaacagctgagggaggaaAGTGTCCTTTGAACTGCgccctgaaaaattattttcagtgaaTGTTTACGTTTGGAAGTAACTCAGTTTCACACCTTAAGGAAGGCTGGCACATTTGGAAGCTTGACTGGTTTTAACAACTATCATGGAAGAATAAAAGATGCTACTTCTCCCTCACAACCTTCTCCCATGGGCATCCTGTGGCTATCAATGTCTGCAGCAACTCCGTAACTGCTTCCAAAGGACAATTCCTTTTACTACTCCACTTTCCTGAGACTTAGGTGGGCTCTCTGGAACCAAGGTAAGTATCTTCTGTGACTAATAACTCTTTTAAACTAACATTATCTGTATTTCATTTCAAGGTTTTCAAGGTGTATTTGTGCTAAATACAAATGCTTCACATACCAACACCTCTTTTAGAAAATCCACAcgttatttttaatattattaattGTTTATTTTACATTTGTAACAGGCTTTTATATCAGAATACCTACTTTGTGGGAAAAAGCCATTCTCACAAATGAGGCAAAGTAATTATTCTTATGAAAGACATACTTCTACAACTGTGAAATTAGACTGAATGACGAATTATTCTATCAGAGAAATTTTTGTTAACCCATATGTTTGCCAAAAAACGTGTCATTAATATCCATTATAAAATGTCTCTCACAGCTTCTACTCACCCCTTCCCTTTTATTACTTAACAGTTGCTTAATCCTGTGGTTAATACCTGACCTTATGCCTGAAGGGAGGTTAATACCTAAGATGAATGCTAGACAAAATAATTTATCATGTCAACAGAAACAGAGGATAATTTCTACAGAAAAACAATGGTTTTGTGTCATCTATGACGGTCATTTTGTCTCCTGAGCCCTCTGTCCATTACAGTAGCAAAACAATTTCGGGAGTTTATGTTATTAAAAAGCTTTCATGAAGTACACACATCTGAACTCGATTATACATAATTCCAGCATTTAAAAACAGCTGTTTACTTACTCATAAAAGAGGATTCAAAAAGCCAGTGTGACTTTTATCTTGGTTCTCTCACTGTATCTCAGTGATTGGCAGTTTCAGGCCCCAAAGTAGGGCCCTGTGTATTTTGTAAAACATACACTAACCTTTCTATGCTTCTTTCTTCCATCAAGATCACAAAAGATAGATCCTGTGCATTACTTTCCTTAGCTACCCGTGGTTTttcttatttgcattttttggcATCTAGCTCAAGGAGAGAAACATTCTTTGCGGGGAAAAGCGAGTAAGAAAGCAGTACCTGAAAGAATTCATCACTGAGACATATTCACAGCAGCAAAATGTAATGTATTACTGAAGATGAAAGAGATAACCTGGCAAAAGGtaagtttttttaaaggaagaaaaaaatggtagATATAAAAAGATGCATGTGAACTAGCAGCCTAGATTCAAAGGTACATAGATTTAAAAGCTGGAAGGTACCACTATAATCACCCGTTGTGACCCCATGCATGACACAGGCAAGGGAATTTCACCCAGTAATTAATTCTGTCATTCCCACCGTTTGTGTGTGGGTTAGATAGCCTTTTTATAAAGACACACAGTGGGGCACTTGGCATCTCCTGCGAAAATCTGCCCTGTTACCTGATTATCCTCATCATAATTAAGGTACATCATATTTCTAGCACTTTGGAAGATACTATCTTTCATTCCTTCGCCAAAATGCCGGTCAATCCCATCAGAATCTGTTACTCTAAACTCCTCCTCCATGGCTTTCTGGGGCTGGCGAGCACTTACTTTGTATCAGTTTATGCCTTGAAGGAGAACAGGTTTTACTGTTCAGCTGTATTTCTCCAGCTGTAAAACAACTCTAGATTTCTGCCACTCTCTATCACATTTACCTAGAGATCCCTGCTTCTGTCTACAGAAAAAACATCTGCAGAGCACCAAGGATTAAATTGCTATTGCCAATGCAGATGTATAACAGGAATCTTTATGCCTCTATTCAGCATCTCCTCTGCAGCAACACCATAAAATCCACTACAGGGCGAGAAGAGCCACATTAAAATGAGAACATTTGTTATAGAGATGATAAAGCAGCTTGCAGAGCACTATTGTCATATTAATTCCAATTAGAAAATGCTTGAGAAAGGGAGAACGGGGGGAGAAGAGGCCTGGTTGCCTGAATAGCAATGGAAGTTATCAAGAATAGGGAAGCATCTTTCAGTAGACCTCAGAATcagcaaatgaagaaaaaaaaaagtactgcaAACTctgacaaataaaaataaaaagtctatctaaacaaagggaaaaaatctgaaaaacaaCTAGCTAAAGAAGTTACAACTAGATCCACAAGTAATGACACAAGGTGTCCTAGAGTTCTACTTCACCTACTAATGGTCAAGGACCATCAACTAATGTAATTAAGCCTCACTTCTCAAAAGCATTTTAACCTGTTTTTATTAAAGCATTACCTTGGTGAGCACAAAAATCCTGGTTTTCTATTCTTTGACAGTACATAAATATGTAGAAAGGCTATAAAAAACAAATTGCATCCTTGCAAGACTGAGATGGCAGCATCAAACTCCTTTTCCGGAAAAtaagtttgtttttaaaatactccaTGTAAGAAAACAGCTAGAGACCCCCAATTTTGGAAGTAACTTTGTTATTCCTTTGGAAAACGTGACCAGTGCTAGGGGTCTTTCTTTCCCTCCACATTGCCAAAGTTTCTTTAAATAGGCCACAATATAGTCATTAAACGTAGTGATACCATATAAATATATCATGTAGAAATCATCACCATCCATCATGATGGAGAGgaaccctttaaaaaaaaaaaagagcatggagtgacaggacgaGGGGAAATGCATGCAGACTAGGAGAGGaacagggttagatgggatttggggaaagacTTCTTCCCTGTCAGGGTGTGCGGCCCTAGCACacggtgcccagagaagctgctgctgcccctggatccctggaagtgtccaaggccaggctggacggggcttggaagGGGCGGGGAGTGTAAAACtcgatgagctttaaggtcccttccaacacagacTACTCCTGTATTTTTCTGTCCACTTAGCGGGATCCACGAGCTCTACGTGAAAACTAGTCCAGGGCAGCTCGCGAGACGTACCAAAGCGTCGGACCCGCCAGCCCCACTCCCGCCACTTCCCCTCCGCCCCTCAGCCACCACAAAATGGCGGCGGGGGCGCGCGGGACTCTCCCGCCCCCCGGGGAGCGCGCGCGGGGCTCGACCAACCGCAGGCCGTCGTTTGGCTGCACGTGACCTTGCGGAACTACAACTCCCGTCATGCACGGGGAGGTCACTTCCTCCTTCCGGCTTCCGGTTCCGGCTCCCGTCAGCCGCGCCGCGCTCGGGAAGGTCGCGCAGGGCGGACGAGTGGCCGCAGTCTCTTGTCCCCATCAAGTTGTCCGCCGGCGTCCGCCGCTTCGCTACCTCTGCCATCCGCCGCAGCCACTATGAGGAGGGACCCGGGAAGGTGGGCAGGAGCGTCCTGGCCCGCTGAAGGTCGCGGGGAGGGGGATGGTGGGGTGGGGGTTGATGGCTGC encodes:
- the COX7C gene encoding cytochrome c oxidase subunit 7C, mitochondrial produces the protein MAAGARGTLPPPGERARGSTNRRPSSLPPSGFRFRLPSAAPRSGRSRRADEWPQSLVPIKLSAGVRRFATSAIRRSHYEEGPGKNLPFSVDNKWRLLAMMCAFFGSGFGAPFFIVRHQLLKKWTGCSCTSWCGF